A stretch of Pseudoclavibacter chungangensis DNA encodes these proteins:
- a CDS encoding biotin-dependent carboxyltransferase family protein, giving the protein MSGGIVVERAVVAAVTDLGRERGPAVGLPVNGALDQYSARVANILVANDERAPLVEITASDFVFVAATNLLVAVTGAPVVVVVDDVERPMWEPISLCAGQRMEIVEMAAGLRTYLSAHGAFEVPMLLGSCAPDTVAGFGTSLRPGSELVVGEAVDPVVNPFFDMSLFNLGVLVPHMGGEAVIHITDGPDVDEFAGTDARLVHDPYTVSAKSNHIGLRLTGALPVRRGGGEVLSRGVPVGAVEVPPGDELLVLHRGRGVTAGYPVLAVVTPLSLDDLGQVRPGERIRFRHTTVERAQESLHEWRDRLDDLRRRVETVYTHLGATQLVARGSTFTPSSTPSPEGIS; this is encoded by the coding sequence ATGAGCGGCGGCATCGTGGTGGAGCGCGCCGTCGTCGCCGCCGTCACCGACCTCGGACGCGAGCGCGGCCCGGCCGTCGGGCTCCCGGTCAACGGGGCGCTCGACCAGTACTCCGCCCGCGTCGCGAACATCCTCGTCGCGAACGACGAGCGCGCGCCGCTCGTCGAGATCACGGCGTCCGACTTCGTCTTCGTCGCGGCCACGAACCTGCTCGTCGCGGTCACCGGCGCCCCCGTCGTCGTCGTCGTCGACGACGTCGAGCGCCCGATGTGGGAGCCCATCTCGCTGTGTGCCGGACAGCGGATGGAGATCGTCGAGATGGCGGCCGGGCTGCGAACCTACCTGAGCGCCCACGGCGCGTTCGAGGTGCCGATGCTGCTCGGAAGCTGCGCACCGGACACGGTCGCGGGGTTCGGCACCTCGCTCCGGCCGGGGAGCGAACTCGTCGTGGGGGAGGCGGTCGACCCCGTCGTCAACCCCTTCTTCGACATGTCGCTGTTCAACCTCGGTGTCCTCGTGCCCCACATGGGCGGCGAAGCCGTCATCCACATCACCGACGGTCCCGACGTGGACGAGTTCGCGGGCACCGACGCCCGCCTCGTCCACGACCCCTACACCGTCTCCGCGAAGAGCAACCACATCGGCCTCCGGCTCACGGGCGCGCTGCCCGTGCGGCGAGGGGGCGGCGAGGTGCTCTCGCGAGGCGTCCCGGTCGGCGCCGTCGAGGTGCCGCCCGGCGACGAACTGCTCGTGCTGCACCGCGGCCGCGGCGTCACGGCGGGGTACCCCGTCCTCGCCGTCGTCACGCCCCTCTCCCTCGACGATCTCGGTCAAGTGCGACCGGGAGAGCGCATCCGGTTCCGACACACGACGGTCGAACGGGCGCAGGAGTCGCTGCACGAGTGGCGGGACCGGCTCGACGACCTGCGTCGTCGCGTCGAGACCGTCTACACCCACCTCGGAGCGACACAGCTCGTCGCCCGGGGGTCCACCTTCACCCCGAGTTCCACCCCATCACCGGAGGGCATCTCATGA
- a CDS encoding 5-oxoprolinase subunit B family protein — protein sequence MSAVDPAHVRIAGSGAAAIRVSSDSGDRERDWRTVHLLADALARSGTSGLIGCVPTYESVLVEYDPFAITAAELTGTIESTLAGLDADRPLHDHPRHFVVPVRYGGELGPDLDRVAHLTGLAAEDVIRLHLEPLYTVRCLGAPGGSPMLDGPAFPVPVPRLASPRTSVPAGIVSVAGRQATVAPATAPGGWSGIGSTPLRILDLTREPLVPYRPGDTIRFERIDDERFEALRGHPLEAVAA from the coding sequence ATGAGTGCCGTCGACCCGGCCCACGTCCGCATCGCGGGCTCGGGAGCCGCGGCGATCCGCGTGAGCAGCGATTCGGGCGACCGCGAGCGCGATTGGCGCACCGTGCACCTGCTCGCCGACGCACTCGCACGGAGCGGGACGTCGGGCCTCATCGGTTGCGTCCCCACGTACGAGTCGGTGCTCGTCGAGTACGACCCGTTCGCGATCACCGCCGCCGAGCTGACCGGCACCATCGAATCCACGCTGGCGGGCCTCGACGCCGATCGCCCCCTGCACGACCACCCCCGTCACTTCGTCGTCCCGGTGCGCTACGGCGGGGAACTCGGACCGGACCTCGACCGCGTCGCCCACCTCACCGGACTCGCGGCCGAGGACGTCATCCGGCTGCACCTCGAGCCGCTCTACACGGTGCGTTGCCTCGGTGCACCCGGCGGGTCTCCGATGCTCGACGGGCCGGCCTTCCCCGTCCCGGTCCCACGGCTCGCGAGCCCACGCACGAGCGTGCCGGCCGGCATCGTCTCCGTCGCGGGGCGCCAGGCGACCGTCGCCCCGGCGACCGCACCGGGCGGTTGGTCCGGGATCGGCAGCACCCCGCTGCGTATCCTCGACCTCACGCGCGAGCCGCTCGTCCCGTACCGGCCGGGCGACACGATCCGCTTCGAACGCATCGACGACGAGCGCTTCGAGGCGCTGCGGGGTCACCCGCTCGAGGCGGTCGCGGCATGA